The proteins below come from a single Candidatus Didemnitutus sp. genomic window:
- a CDS encoding N-acetylglucosamine-6-phosphate deacetylase, with translation MRPALFDLQVNGFAGVDFQRTDVSAAGMRHACGRLRAHATHRILLTLITDKPDTLAHKLEHYERLRVADPLIAETVVGYHLEGPWLSPHPGFHGAHRPELMCRPDVADFHRLHDAAHGRLRLLTLAPELPGSDELIAAARARGIHVSLGHTDASDGEIDRAIAAGARLCTHLGNGVPADLPRHDNIIQRLLARDELTACFIPDGIHLPPAALRNFFRAKPAGQSILTTDAMAAAGAPPGVYTLAHIETEVGADGIVRERGRRNFAGSALTLERGVAHAAGWLGLGIDQAWALASTAVAKRFDIVLPLIPVFAE, from the coding sequence CTGCGGCCCGCGTTGTTCGACCTCCAAGTCAACGGCTTCGCCGGTGTCGACTTCCAGCGGACGGACGTCAGTGCGGCCGGAATGCGCCACGCCTGCGGACGACTGCGCGCCCACGCCACCCATCGCATCCTGCTCACGCTCATCACCGACAAGCCCGACACACTCGCTCACAAGCTGGAGCACTACGAACGCCTGCGCGTCGCCGATCCGCTGATCGCCGAAACCGTCGTCGGCTACCACCTGGAAGGCCCGTGGCTCTCACCCCACCCCGGTTTTCACGGCGCGCACCGCCCTGAACTCATGTGCCGCCCCGACGTGGCGGATTTCCACCGCCTGCACGACGCCGCGCATGGTCGCCTCCGTCTTCTCACGCTCGCTCCCGAGCTGCCTGGCAGCGACGAACTCATCGCCGCCGCCCGTGCTCGCGGCATCCACGTCTCACTCGGCCACACTGACGCGAGCGACGGCGAGATCGACCGCGCCATCGCCGCCGGCGCCCGGCTTTGCACTCACCTCGGCAACGGCGTGCCGGCCGACCTCCCGCGCCACGACAACATCATCCAACGCCTCCTAGCCCGCGACGAGCTCACCGCCTGCTTCATTCCCGACGGCATCCACCTCCCGCCGGCGGCCCTGCGGAATTTCTTCCGCGCCAAGCCCGCCGGGCAATCCATCCTCACCACCGACGCGATGGCCGCCGCTGGCGCGCCGCCGGGGGTCTACACTCTCGCCCACATCGAGACCGAAGTCGGCGCCGATGGCATCGTGCGCGAGCGCGGTCGCCGCAACTTCGCCGGCTCGGCGCTCACGCTCGAACGCGGCGTCGCGCATGCCGCCGGGTGGCTTGGACTCGGAATCGACCAAGCCTGGGCGCTCGCCTCCACGGCGGTGGCGAAGCGGTTCGACATTGTCCTGCCCCTCATTCCCGTTTTCGCCGAATGA
- a CDS encoding 6-phosphogluconolactonase yields MTVPSSPRTFHHEGVAVEIHAQRAALGQSAARAAAATLRAAVGRHGAARAIFACAPSQDPLLAALTADASLPWDRITVFHMDEYVGLPATHPASFRHYLREHLLHRVQPLRVEEIAGDATDAEAECHRYAALLQAGPIDLVCLGIGENGHLAFNDPPVADFADTRTVKPVALDAACRVQQVADGCFPALSDVPRHALTLTIPALLRGARLVCCVPGERKAAAVAAALCGPIATSCPASILRRHPAVALYLDEPSAALLPAGFARS; encoded by the coding sequence ATGACCGTCCCTTCCTCGCCCCGCACTTTCCACCACGAAGGCGTCGCCGTGGAAATCCACGCCCAGCGCGCGGCGCTGGGGCAATCCGCCGCGCGCGCCGCCGCCGCCACGCTGCGTGCCGCAGTCGGGCGTCACGGGGCCGCCCGCGCCATCTTCGCCTGTGCGCCCTCGCAAGATCCGCTCCTTGCCGCCCTGACGGCCGACGCGTCGCTCCCGTGGGATCGCATCACGGTCTTCCACATGGACGAATATGTCGGCCTTCCCGCCACGCATCCCGCGAGCTTCCGGCACTACCTGCGCGAGCACCTGCTCCATCGCGTTCAGCCGTTGCGCGTGGAGGAGATTGCCGGCGACGCCACCGACGCCGAGGCCGAGTGCCACCGCTACGCCGCGCTCCTCCAGGCCGGCCCGATCGATCTCGTTTGCCTCGGCATCGGCGAAAATGGCCACCTCGCCTTCAACGATCCGCCGGTGGCGGACTTTGCCGACACGCGCACCGTGAAACCCGTCGCCCTCGACGCGGCCTGCCGTGTGCAACAGGTCGCCGACGGCTGCTTCCCCGCGCTGAGCGACGTGCCGCGACACGCCTTGACGCTCACCATTCCCGCGTTGCTCCGCGGTGCGCGGCTCGTCTGCTGCGTCCCCGGCGAGCGCAAGGCTGCCGCCGTGGCCGCGGCGCTCTGTGGACCGATCGCTACGAGTTGCCCCGCCTCCATCCTGCGCCGGCACCCGGCGGTCGCGCTTTACCTCGACGAACCCTCCGCGGCGCTACTGCCCGCCGGCTTCGCCCGTTCATGA
- a CDS encoding Gfo/Idh/MocA family oxidoreductase: protein MNATPRALGFGIIGTGMIAGYHAQAIAALRGARLVGVASRSRESAAAFAAKHQLGWSGTLNELLARPDVDVVCITTPSGAHLEPALAAIAAGKHVVIEKPIEITPARVDTILAAAAQAGVQVVPIFQARFGPGARAVKSALAAGRLGRLALASIYVKWFRAPAYYSGWKGTRDLDGGGVVINQSIHGLDLLQWFAGLPAEVFAWTTRRGHTGIESEDTAAATWRFPDGALGAFEASTAAWPGWARRIELNGDAGSICLEDDRLVRWEFARPLPGDQAILAAKSDDSLRTGATAPNAISFAGHQAQLQDFVDALAAGRAPALDGAEGRKAVALVHAIYASAERGLPVRVS from the coding sequence GTGAACGCAACGCCCCGCGCCCTCGGATTCGGCATTATCGGCACCGGCATGATCGCCGGCTACCACGCGCAGGCCATCGCGGCGTTGCGCGGCGCGCGCCTCGTCGGCGTCGCCAGCCGCTCGCGCGAGAGCGCCGCGGCGTTCGCCGCGAAGCATCAGCTCGGCTGGAGCGGCACGCTGAACGAGCTGCTCGCGCGCCCGGACGTCGATGTGGTGTGCATCACCACGCCGAGCGGCGCGCATCTCGAACCCGCGCTCGCCGCCATCGCCGCCGGCAAGCACGTCGTCATCGAAAAACCCATCGAGATCACGCCCGCGCGCGTCGACACGATCCTCGCCGCCGCCGCGCAGGCGGGCGTCCAGGTGGTCCCGATTTTCCAAGCGCGCTTCGGCCCGGGTGCCCGCGCAGTGAAGTCCGCCCTCGCCGCGGGCCGCCTCGGCCGCCTCGCGCTCGCCAGTATCTACGTGAAATGGTTTCGCGCTCCGGCCTACTACTCCGGTTGGAAAGGCACGCGCGATCTCGACGGAGGCGGCGTCGTCATCAACCAATCGATTCACGGCCTCGACCTGTTGCAATGGTTCGCGGGGCTCCCCGCGGAAGTCTTCGCGTGGACAACCCGCCGCGGCCACACCGGCATCGAATCCGAGGACACCGCCGCCGCCACCTGGCGCTTCCCCGACGGCGCGCTCGGCGCGTTCGAGGCGAGCACCGCCGCCTGGCCCGGCTGGGCCCGGCGCATCGAACTGAACGGCGATGCCGGCTCGATCTGCCTCGAAGACGACCGCCTCGTGCGCTGGGAGTTCGCCCGACCGCTCCCCGGCGACCAAGCAATTCTCGCCGCAAAATCCGACGACTCGCTCCGCACCGGCGCCACCGCGCCGAACGCCATTTCGTTCGCCGGTCATCAGGCCCAGCTGCAGGACTTCGTCGACGCGCTCGCTGCCGGTCGCGCGCCCGCGCTCGACGGCGCCGAGGGCCGCAAGGCCGTCGCACTGGTGCACGCCATCTACGCGTCGGCAGAGCGCGGGCTGCCCGTGCGCGTCAGCTGA
- a CDS encoding NPCBM/NEW2 domain-containing protein: MNHARAFALLLVFSLVSPLHLSAAETIWLDQLDLSTVRQGTGAPQVNRSARGTPLRIAGQSFARGVGTHSNSNYRLLLAGGCERFLATIGLDDCAEGPGAVVFSLLADGKKIYDSGPLKNGDAPRTIDVDLRGVQLLLLSVLHGPGARTAFNHGDWAEARFIVTGAKPVPFVAPPHGPAEILTPKPGPEPHLNGPRVYGARPGHPFLFRIPTQGARPIEFSAEGLPPSLHLDAAAGIISGTTPDRGDYTVTLHAGNGHGRDSRILKIVAGDTLALTPSMGWNDWYAHTDRVTDAMMRAAADLMISSGLADVGYDYVNIDDCWSNAPTHRDPQRVGPARDAAGNILPNRRFPDMKALTDYIHARGLKAGIYSSPGELTCAKFASSWGHEAQDAAQFAAWGFDFLKYDWCSYRLKVGSPPSLDEMQRPYRLMGPLLRQQNRDILFNLCQYGIGDVWKWGADVDGHSWRTGGDLGYELDRLFSVALKNASLRDYQKPGSWNDPDYLQIGFMGPNKPGEKGKPFALNPTEQYAFMSLWSLMAAPLFYSGDLTALDEFTLNVLCNREVIAIDQDPLGECARVVKVDEECFLMVKLLEDGSHAVGLCNGSEIPQRLAARWTELGFAGAQLVRDVWRQKDLGPFATEFAAEVPRHGVVLIRVQAQK; encoded by the coding sequence ATGAACCACGCCCGCGCCTTCGCCCTTCTTCTCGTCTTCTCACTCGTCTCCCCGCTCCACTTGAGCGCCGCGGAAACCATCTGGCTCGACCAGCTCGACCTCTCGACCGTCCGCCAAGGCACCGGCGCACCGCAGGTCAACCGCTCCGCCCGCGGCACGCCGCTGAGAATCGCCGGCCAGTCCTTCGCGCGCGGCGTCGGCACGCACTCGAACAGCAACTACCGCTTGTTGCTCGCCGGCGGCTGCGAACGCTTCCTCGCCACGATCGGCCTCGACGACTGCGCCGAAGGCCCCGGCGCCGTCGTCTTCTCGCTCCTCGCCGACGGCAAGAAGATCTACGACTCCGGTCCGCTGAAGAACGGCGACGCCCCGCGCACAATCGACGTCGACCTGCGCGGCGTGCAGCTTCTCCTGCTCAGCGTGCTCCACGGCCCGGGTGCCCGCACGGCCTTCAACCACGGCGACTGGGCCGAGGCGCGGTTCATTGTCACCGGCGCCAAACCGGTGCCATTCGTCGCGCCGCCGCACGGTCCCGCCGAAATCCTCACGCCCAAGCCCGGTCCCGAGCCTCATCTCAACGGTCCGCGTGTCTACGGCGCGCGCCCGGGGCATCCCTTCCTCTTTCGCATCCCCACGCAAGGCGCACGCCCGATCGAATTCTCCGCCGAGGGGCTGCCTCCGTCACTCCACCTCGACGCCGCCGCGGGCATTATCTCGGGCACCACGCCCGACCGCGGCGACTACACCGTCACTCTCCACGCGGGAAACGGCCACGGCCGCGACTCGCGCATCCTCAAGATCGTGGCCGGCGACACACTCGCACTCACGCCGTCGATGGGCTGGAACGACTGGTATGCCCACACCGACCGCGTCACCGACGCGATGATGCGCGCCGCAGCGGATCTGATGATCTCCTCCGGCCTCGCCGACGTCGGCTACGACTACGTGAACATCGACGACTGTTGGTCCAACGCGCCGACACACCGCGATCCGCAGCGCGTCGGCCCCGCCCGCGACGCCGCCGGGAACATCCTTCCGAACCGCCGTTTCCCCGACATGAAGGCGCTGACGGACTACATCCATGCCCGCGGCCTCAAGGCCGGCATCTACTCCTCGCCCGGCGAGCTCACCTGCGCGAAATTCGCCTCGAGCTGGGGGCACGAAGCGCAGGACGCCGCGCAGTTCGCCGCATGGGGCTTCGATTTCCTGAAATACGACTGGTGTAGCTACCGCCTGAAGGTCGGTTCGCCGCCCTCGCTCGACGAGATGCAGCGCCCGTATCGCCTCATGGGGCCACTCCTGCGCCAGCAGAACCGCGACATCCTTTTCAACCTCTGCCAATATGGCATCGGCGATGTCTGGAAGTGGGGCGCGGACGTCGACGGCCACTCGTGGCGCACCGGCGGCGACCTCGGCTACGAACTCGACCGCCTGTTTTCCGTCGCCCTCAAGAACGCCAGCCTGCGCGACTACCAGAAACCCGGCTCGTGGAACGATCCCGACTACCTCCAAATCGGCTTCATGGGACCGAACAAGCCGGGCGAAAAAGGAAAACCCTTCGCGCTCAACCCGACCGAGCAATACGCCTTCATGTCGCTCTGGAGCCTCATGGCCGCGCCGCTCTTCTACAGCGGCGATCTCACCGCCCTCGACGAATTCACGCTCAACGTCCTCTGCAACCGCGAAGTCATTGCCATCGATCAGGACCCGCTCGGCGAATGCGCCCGCGTCGTGAAGGTCGACGAGGAGTGCTTCCTCATGGTGAAACTCCTCGAAGACGGCAGCCACGCCGTCGGACTCTGCAACGGCAGCGAAATCCCACAGCGCCTCGCGGCCCGCTGGACCGAGCTCGGCTTCGCCGGCGCGCAACTCGTCCGCGACGTCTGGCGGCAGAAGGACCTCGGACCCTTCGCCACGGAATTCGCTGCCGAAGTCCCGCGCCATGGGGTTGTGCTCATCCGCGTCCAGGCCCAGAAGTGA
- a CDS encoding Gfo/Idh/MocA family oxidoreductase, whose amino-acid sequence MFAATFNDPANPHFIPGARITTAFPGGSVDFPLSIDRMPRYTEKLRTLHGIEMVESPDAVAERVDAVLLTSVDGRVHLRQFGEIALRRRPTFIDKPLATTSAEAKAIAALAREHGVPMFSASSLRFAAELQAELRREGAAPVIGADFAGPMAMQSTQPGYFWYGVHTVEMVFATLGGGCESVRAFSTAHHEVIVGRWRDGRMGVARGNRCGNGAFTGAVHREDGSRPVNSAAGMPAYQGLARAVHAFFRGAPAPVAMEETLEIIRFLEAANESAARGGVEVRL is encoded by the coding sequence ATGTTTGCCGCGACGTTCAACGATCCGGCCAATCCCCATTTCATCCCGGGAGCGCGCATCACGACGGCGTTTCCGGGCGGGTCGGTGGATTTTCCACTGAGCATCGACCGGATGCCGCGCTACACGGAGAAACTGCGGACCTTGCACGGGATCGAGATGGTGGAATCGCCCGACGCGGTAGCCGAGCGGGTGGATGCGGTCCTGCTGACTTCCGTCGACGGACGAGTTCACCTGCGACAGTTCGGGGAGATCGCGCTGCGGCGGCGCCCCACGTTCATCGACAAACCGCTCGCCACGACCTCCGCGGAAGCCAAGGCCATCGCCGCGCTGGCGCGGGAGCACGGCGTGCCGATGTTCAGCGCGTCCAGCCTGCGCTTCGCGGCGGAGCTGCAGGCCGAGTTGCGGCGTGAGGGCGCGGCGCCGGTGATCGGCGCCGATTTCGCCGGGCCGATGGCGATGCAATCCACCCAGCCGGGCTACTTCTGGTATGGCGTTCACACCGTCGAGATGGTGTTCGCCACGCTGGGGGGCGGTTGCGAGTCGGTGCGCGCGTTTTCCACGGCGCATCACGAGGTGATCGTCGGTCGCTGGCGCGACGGGCGGATGGGCGTGGCGCGCGGGAATCGCTGTGGCAACGGCGCGTTCACGGGCGCCGTGCACCGGGAGGACGGCAGCCGCCCGGTGAATTCGGCTGCGGGCATGCCCGCGTATCAGGGCTTGGCGCGCGCGGTGCACGCGTTCTTTCGCGGTGCGCCGGCGCCAGTGGCGATGGAAGAGACGCTGGAGATCATCCGGTTCCTCGAAGCGGCGAACGAAAGCGCGGCGCGAGGCGGAGTCGAGGTGCGGTTGTGA
- a CDS encoding amidohydrolase family protein, translating into MPAPVQLVDSHQHVCWHGRDARGLVADMDAHGIGYAWLLTWLIGPRDEQPEYHEFLNPALHGPADTNPGITLGEVVAAAERYPGRFVPGYCPHPEWRNAPQLLEAAHRMHGVRVCGEWKFRMLIDDPRCLEVFRTAGRLQMPVVIHLDVPYLANEAGARVFQSKWYGGTIDNLSRALAACPETVFVGHAPGFWREISGDADTQSAVYSDGPIAPGGRLHELFARHANLRADLSASSALRALRRDPRHAVDFLARYADRLLFGRDIYGTLLHEFLASLPLPDDVVQAIYWRNAERLVAPPQRIS; encoded by the coding sequence ATGCCGGCGCCCGTTCAGCTCGTCGATTCCCACCAGCACGTCTGCTGGCATGGCCGCGATGCGCGTGGCCTCGTGGCGGACATGGATGCCCACGGCATCGGCTACGCGTGGTTGCTCACGTGGCTGATCGGTCCGCGCGACGAGCAGCCGGAGTATCACGAGTTCCTCAATCCTGCGCTGCATGGGCCGGCCGACACGAATCCGGGGATCACGCTGGGGGAGGTCGTGGCGGCGGCGGAGCGGTATCCGGGGCGGTTCGTGCCCGGCTACTGTCCGCATCCCGAGTGGCGCAATGCGCCGCAGCTGCTGGAGGCCGCGCACCGCATGCACGGCGTGCGGGTGTGTGGCGAATGGAAGTTCCGAATGTTGATCGACGATCCGCGCTGTCTGGAAGTTTTCCGCACGGCGGGACGACTGCAGATGCCGGTCGTGATTCATCTCGACGTGCCCTATCTCGCGAACGAGGCAGGCGCGCGAGTGTTCCAGTCGAAGTGGTATGGCGGCACGATCGACAACCTGTCGCGGGCGCTCGCGGCGTGTCCGGAAACGGTGTTCGTCGGCCACGCGCCGGGGTTCTGGCGCGAGATCAGCGGCGATGCGGACACGCAGAGCGCGGTCTACTCCGACGGCCCAATCGCGCCCGGCGGACGGCTGCACGAGCTGTTCGCGCGGCATGCGAACCTTCGGGCGGATCTCTCCGCGAGCTCGGCACTGCGCGCGCTGCGGCGCGACCCGCGACATGCGGTGGATTTTCTCGCCCGTTACGCGGACCGCCTGCTCTTCGGCCGGGATATCTACGGAACGCTGTTGCACGAGTTCCTCGCGTCCCTGCCGCTGCCGGACGACGTGGTGCAGGCGATCTACTGGCGCAACGCCGAGCGACTGGTCGCGCCGCCCCAACGCATCTCATGA
- a CDS encoding Gfo/Idh/MocA family oxidoreductase: MRRRQWRWKRRWRSSGSSKRRTKARREAESRCGCDARAPMKKTAVIVGAGHRALLYAGYAKARPDELAIVGVADPSARRRELAAREFGLTPAQCHVSAEALAAEGKSADFAINGTMDHQHVATTLPLLEAGYDVLLEKPFATTEDDLWRLVAAARHLGRKVSICHVLRYAPFYAAIRSEVEQGSIGEIVSVQAVEHVSYHHMAVSYVRGKWGRKSYCGSPMLMAKSCHDLDLIAWMKRGVAPATVASVGSNFQFRPEKAPPGAGTRCLVDCPIEKDCLYSARKHYLDHPERWAFYVWDALEHLDAPTAADREALLKGDSAYGRCVWKCGIDIVDHESVAIAFADGATATLSMIGGAAKPSRSLHLVGTRGEIQGNLEDSRFVVRGIDPRPGREFSERVVDLKIGGDMTGAHGGHAGGDLRLVADFLRLLRGEPPSISATTIEDSIAGHLLGFAAERSREQCRIVSVRPAVS; this comes from the coding sequence GTGCGCCGGCGCCAGTGGCGATGGAAGAGACGCTGGAGATCATCCGGTTCCTCGAAGCGGCGAACGAAAGCGCGGCGCGAGGCGGAGTCGAGGTGCGGTTGTGACGCGCGAGCACCGATGAAAAAAACGGCGGTGATCGTGGGGGCCGGGCATCGGGCGCTCCTCTACGCGGGCTACGCCAAGGCGCGCCCGGATGAACTGGCGATCGTCGGTGTTGCCGACCCTTCGGCGCGCCGGCGGGAGTTGGCGGCGCGGGAGTTCGGTTTGACTCCGGCCCAGTGCCACGTCTCGGCCGAGGCGTTGGCGGCGGAGGGGAAGTCGGCCGACTTTGCGATCAACGGCACGATGGACCACCAGCACGTGGCGACGACGCTGCCGCTGCTCGAGGCGGGTTACGACGTCCTGCTCGAAAAGCCATTCGCGACCACGGAGGACGATCTCTGGCGTCTGGTGGCGGCCGCCCGGCACCTCGGCCGCAAGGTGAGCATCTGCCATGTGCTGCGCTATGCGCCGTTCTATGCCGCGATCCGGAGCGAAGTGGAGCAGGGAAGCATCGGCGAGATCGTCAGCGTGCAAGCGGTGGAGCACGTGTCCTACCACCACATGGCGGTGTCCTACGTGCGGGGAAAATGGGGAAGGAAAAGCTACTGCGGCTCGCCCATGCTGATGGCGAAGTCGTGCCACGACCTCGACCTGATCGCGTGGATGAAGCGCGGTGTCGCGCCGGCGACGGTGGCGAGCGTGGGCAGCAATTTTCAATTCCGCCCGGAAAAAGCGCCGCCGGGCGCCGGCACGCGCTGCCTGGTCGATTGCCCGATCGAAAAAGACTGCCTCTACTCGGCGCGGAAGCACTACCTCGATCACCCGGAACGCTGGGCCTTCTACGTCTGGGATGCGCTCGAACATCTCGATGCCCCGACGGCCGCGGACCGCGAGGCGCTGCTCAAGGGCGACAGTGCCTACGGGCGCTGTGTGTGGAAGTGCGGAATCGACATCGTGGATCACGAATCCGTGGCGATCGCATTTGCCGATGGAGCAACGGCGACGCTCAGCATGATCGGCGGTGCGGCCAAGCCGTCGCGGTCGCTTCATCTCGTGGGCACGCGCGGCGAAATCCAGGGCAACCTCGAGGACTCGCGCTTCGTCGTGCGCGGCATCGATCCGCGTCCGGGGCGGGAATTTTCCGAGCGCGTGGTCGACTTGAAGATTGGCGGCGACATGACCGGCGCGCACGGCGGGCATGCCGGCGGCGATTTGCGGTTGGTGGCGGACTTTCTCCGTTTGTTGCGCGGTGAGCCGCCGTCGATCTCGGCCACCACGATCGAGGACTCGATCGCGGGGCATCTGCTGGGGTTTGCGGCGGAGCGCTCGCGTGAACAGTGCCGGATCGTGAGCGTCCGCCCGGCTGTCAGCTGA
- a CDS encoding MFS transporter, translating to MNVPETSGPGAASGGRRTWRVGTLTYTMGALIVLFCWLLWGDFAYFLKDRSVKPTLKLLFKSVAAPDLVIGTMMGFVPQILAVLLVPIVSYASDRHRGPRGRRIPFLLWPTPFIVVAMLGLGFSLPLGRALHAALAGFGVSETTSIIVVISTCWMVFEIASNVCNAIFYALFNDVVPKAVMGRFIALFRMVTFVDGIVFNYFILGHAEQYFREIFCSVGLFYGVCFTAMCLKIKEGGYPPPPPRVATAGPLAPLATYLRECFRQGYYVWYYVFVALIAVAMEPLTLFGLFFAKAIGLTMTRYGEAAALQMSLSFVLAFPIGWLVDKFHAVRVTAVALVIYAALALWVFLCVRDVEVYWWVVVFGGSSAGAVVTASTALNPIVLPKESFAQHYGASSMVRLFGLSLTGPVCGWFFDAYGHQYRYIYLAASVGSFFAFAVLLWIWARMRRYGGLNNYVAP from the coding sequence ATGAATGTGCCGGAGACTTCCGGGCCGGGCGCGGCGTCGGGCGGCCGGCGGACCTGGCGCGTCGGCACGCTCACCTATACGATGGGTGCGTTGATCGTGTTGTTCTGCTGGCTGCTGTGGGGCGACTTCGCCTATTTCCTGAAGGACCGCTCGGTGAAGCCGACGTTGAAGCTGCTCTTCAAGTCGGTTGCGGCGCCGGACCTCGTGATCGGGACGATGATGGGCTTTGTGCCACAGATCCTCGCCGTGCTGCTGGTGCCGATCGTGAGCTATGCGAGCGACCGCCACCGCGGGCCGCGCGGGCGGCGCATTCCGTTTCTGCTCTGGCCGACGCCGTTCATCGTGGTCGCGATGCTGGGACTTGGCTTCAGCCTGCCGCTCGGCCGCGCGTTGCACGCGGCGCTCGCGGGTTTCGGAGTGAGCGAGACGACCAGCATCATCGTGGTGATCAGCACCTGCTGGATGGTGTTCGAGATCGCGTCGAACGTCTGCAACGCGATCTTCTACGCGCTGTTCAACGACGTGGTGCCGAAGGCGGTGATGGGGCGATTCATCGCGCTGTTTCGGATGGTGACGTTCGTCGATGGTATTGTCTTCAACTACTTCATCCTCGGGCATGCGGAGCAGTATTTCCGCGAGATCTTCTGCAGCGTCGGACTGTTCTACGGCGTCTGTTTCACGGCGATGTGTCTGAAAATCAAGGAAGGTGGCTATCCACCTCCGCCGCCGCGCGTCGCAACCGCAGGTCCGCTTGCCCCGCTGGCGACCTATCTGCGCGAATGTTTTCGGCAGGGCTACTACGTCTGGTATTACGTGTTTGTCGCGTTGATCGCGGTGGCGATGGAGCCGCTGACACTGTTCGGCCTCTTTTTCGCCAAGGCGATCGGCCTCACGATGACGCGCTACGGCGAGGCGGCGGCGTTGCAGATGTCCCTCTCGTTCGTGCTGGCGTTTCCGATCGGCTGGCTGGTCGACAAGTTCCACGCGGTGCGTGTGACGGCGGTGGCGCTCGTGATCTACGCCGCGCTCGCGCTCTGGGTTTTCCTCTGCGTGCGCGACGTGGAGGTTTACTGGTGGGTGGTGGTTTTTGGCGGCTCGAGCGCGGGAGCGGTCGTGACCGCCAGCACGGCGCTCAATCCGATCGTGCTGCCGAAGGAGAGCTTCGCGCAGCACTACGGCGCGTCGTCGATGGTGCGGCTGTTCGGGCTGTCGCTCACGGGGCCGGTGTGCGGGTGGTTCTTCGACGCCTACGGGCACCAATACCGCTACATCTACCTCGCGGCGAGCGTGGGGTCGTTTTTCGCGTTCGCGGTGCTGCTGTGGATCTGGGCGCGCATGCGCCGCTACGGCGGGTTGAACAACTACGTCGCGCCCTGA
- a CDS encoding sugar phosphate isomerase/epimerase: MIRFPESFAFITDEVSQDPRDAVRFAARHDLTQVELRSAFGRQFRELTDTDVAELKKRFADAGLTVVACDTPVFKCALGDVAALRVHRELFRRSIEIAQTLDAPLLRVFTFLRDKRALSDARTREIAEHLNQLAEQLPPRMALGVENEASCQVATAAETARLFELLPSPRIGIVWDPCNVLYVPGPPSSIHEGFAAIAPRVIHVHAKDAARAGATAVAAPLGTGDVDWPGEFRALTAAGYDGPVSLETHWRQTALAESALHLPGGFAFSHGGAAASEACLRALPALLSQGAT; encoded by the coding sequence ATGATACGTTTCCCGGAATCGTTCGCCTTCATCACCGACGAAGTTTCGCAGGACCCGCGCGACGCCGTGCGTTTCGCGGCCCGGCACGACCTCACGCAAGTGGAGCTGCGCAGCGCGTTCGGTCGGCAGTTCCGCGAGCTGACCGACACCGACGTCGCCGAGCTCAAAAAGCGCTTTGCCGACGCCGGCCTCACGGTGGTCGCGTGCGACACGCCGGTGTTCAAATGCGCGCTGGGCGATGTCGCCGCACTCCGGGTCCATCGGGAGCTCTTCCGCCGCAGCATCGAAATCGCCCAAACCCTCGACGCGCCGCTGCTGCGCGTCTTCACCTTTTTGCGCGACAAGCGGGCGCTGTCCGACGCGCGCACTCGGGAAATCGCCGAGCATCTCAACCAGCTGGCCGAACAGCTCCCTCCGCGCATGGCGCTGGGGGTTGAGAACGAGGCCTCGTGCCAGGTCGCGACGGCCGCGGAGACCGCCCGCCTGTTCGAACTCCTGCCATCGCCGCGCATCGGCATCGTCTGGGATCCGTGCAACGTCCTCTACGTCCCCGGACCGCCGTCGTCGATCCACGAGGGTTTTGCCGCCATCGCTCCGCGTGTGATTCACGTTCACGCCAAGGACGCCGCGCGAGCCGGTGCCACCGCGGTGGCCGCGCCGCTCGGCACTGGCGACGTCGATTGGCCTGGTGAATTTCGCGCGCTCACCGCTGCCGGCTACGACGGACCCGTCTCGCTCGAGACGCATTGGCGGCAGACGGCTCTGGCCGAAAGCGCACTGCACCTGCCCGGCGGCTTCGCATTTTCACACGGCGGCGCCGCTGCCAGCGAAGCGTGCCTGCGCGCCCTGCCCGCACTGCTGTCTCAGGGCGCGACGTAG